Proteins encoded within one genomic window of Cyanobacteriota bacterium:
- a CDS encoding N-acetylglucosamine-6-phosphate deacetylase: ALAALGLPDGTYPWDTRSVTITKGTARLDDGTLAGTTLPLLTGVQNLVQWGICTPEQAIALATSAPRRAIGQPNLAVSQAGSLLRWHFDRSHGEPTLTWHRLAVS, from the coding sequence ATGCTCTGGCAGCCCTGGGCCTACCCGATGGCACCTATCCCTGGGATACCCGCTCTGTCACCATCACCAAGGGCACAGCTCGCCTCGACGACGGCACCCTAGCAGGCACTACCTTACCGTTGTTAACCGGCGTACAAAACTTGGTGCAATGGGGGATTTGTACACCAGAACAGGCCATAGCGCTGGCGACCAGTGCTCCTCGACGGGCGATTGGTCAACCTAACCTAGCCGTAAGTCAGGCTGGCTCCCTATTGCGCTGGCATTTTGATCGTTCTCATGGTGAACCAACCCTCACATGGCACCGATTGGCAGTATCGTAA